One genomic region from Prochlorococcus marinus CUG1433 encodes:
- the ilvN gene encoding acetolactate synthase small subunit has protein sequence MKHTLSVLVEDESGALSRISGLFARRGFNIDSLAVGPAESKGISRLTMVVEGDDETLQQMTKQLNKLFNVLGVVDFTNLAAVERELMLLKVSSKEDTRSNILDIVQIFRAKVVDVSDIALTLEVVGDPGKLVALEKLLEPYGILEIARTGKVALKRSSGVNTEMLKINKYSLEI, from the coding sequence ATGAAACATACATTATCAGTTCTTGTAGAAGACGAATCTGGAGCTTTAAGTAGGATCTCAGGCCTATTTGCTAGGAGGGGATTCAACATAGATAGCCTTGCAGTAGGCCCTGCGGAATCTAAAGGTATTTCAAGGTTAACAATGGTTGTAGAAGGTGACGATGAAACTCTTCAACAAATGACTAAGCAACTTAATAAATTATTTAATGTTCTAGGCGTTGTTGATTTTACAAATCTCGCAGCCGTAGAAAGAGAATTGATGTTATTAAAAGTTTCATCGAAAGAAGATACAAGAAGTAACATCCTAGATATCGTTCAAATATTTCGTGCAAAAGTTGTAGACGTTTCAGATATAGCATTGACACTAGAAGTTGTTGGGGATCCGGGTAAATTAGTTGCTTTAGAGAAATTACTAGAACCTTACGGTATTCTTGAGATAGCAAGAACTGGCAAGGTAGCTCTTAAACGCTCTTCAGGAGTCAATACAGAAATGTTAAAGATCAACAAATATTCTCTAGAAATCTAA
- the petM gene encoding cytochrome b6-f complex subunit PetM, producing MAKEIFSIAAVFWILIPIGLVGGALLLKFQGD from the coding sequence ATGGCTAAGGAAATTTTTAGTATTGCAGCAGTTTTTTGGATACTTATTCCAATAGGATTGGTTGGTGGTGCTTTATTATTGAAGTTTCAGGGTGATTGA
- the psbD gene encoding photosystem II D2 protein (photosystem q(a) protein), producing the protein MTIAVGSAPQRGWFDVLDDWLKRDRFVFIGWSGLLLLPCAYLAIGGWFVGTTFVTSWYTHGVASSYLEGCNFLTAAVSTPGDAMGHSLLFLWGPEAQGSFVRWLQLGGLWNFVALHGVFGLIGFMLRQFEIAGLVGIRPYNALAFSAVIAVFTSIFLIYPLGQHSWFFAPSFGVAAIFRYILFIQGFHNITLNPFHMMGVAGILGGALLCAIHGATVQNTLYEDTSIYTDGKVQSSTFRAFDPTQEEETYSMITANRFWSQIFGIAFSNKRFLHFLMLFVPVMGMWTSSIGIVGLALNLRAYDFVSQEIRAAEDPEFETFYTKNILLNEGMRAWMSSVDQPHENFVFPEEVLPRGNAL; encoded by the coding sequence ATGACGATCGCAGTTGGTAGCGCCCCACAGAGAGGATGGTTCGATGTCCTTGATGATTGGTTGAAGCGTGACCGCTTTGTATTTATTGGTTGGTCCGGACTACTTCTACTTCCTTGTGCATATCTTGCAATAGGCGGTTGGTTTGTCGGAACAACATTTGTTACCTCTTGGTACACACACGGAGTTGCAAGCTCATACCTTGAAGGTTGTAACTTCCTAACAGCAGCTGTAAGTACCCCTGGTGATGCCATGGGACACAGTCTTCTATTTTTATGGGGTCCTGAAGCCCAAGGTAGTTTCGTAAGATGGCTACAACTTGGTGGTCTTTGGAACTTCGTTGCATTACATGGAGTATTCGGCCTTATAGGTTTTATGCTTCGTCAGTTTGAAATTGCTGGCCTTGTTGGAATTAGACCTTACAACGCATTAGCTTTCTCAGCAGTAATCGCAGTATTCACAAGTATTTTCCTTATTTATCCTTTAGGACAGCATAGTTGGTTCTTTGCACCTTCATTCGGTGTTGCAGCAATCTTCCGTTACATCCTGTTCATTCAAGGTTTTCACAATATCACTTTAAATCCATTCCACATGATGGGTGTTGCTGGAATTCTTGGAGGTGCTCTACTTTGCGCTATCCATGGAGCTACAGTACAAAATACTTTGTATGAAGATACAAGTATTTATACAGATGGTAAAGTCCAAAGTTCCACATTTAGAGCTTTTGACCCAACTCAGGAAGAAGAAACTTATTCAATGATTACAGCGAATAGATTCTGGAGTCAAATCTTCGGTATTGCTTTCTCAAACAAGCGTTTCTTACATTTCTTGATGTTGTTTGTACCTGTTATGGGTATGTGGACATCTTCAATTGGTATTGTAGGCTTAGCACTAAACTTAAGAGCTTATGATTTCGTAAGCCAAGAAATCCGTGCAGCAGAAGATCCAGAATTTGAAACTTTCTATACAAAAAATATACTTTTGAACGAAGGTATGCGAGCATGGATGTCTTCTGTGGATCAACCACACGAAAACTTTGTATTCCCTGAGGAGGTTCTTCCACGTGGAAACGCCCTTTAA
- the psbC gene encoding photosystem II reaction center protein CP43, whose product METPFNNLLRAPNQSIEETGYAWYVGNARLINLSGRLLGAHIAHSGLIVFWAGAMMLFEVNHFTFDKPMWEQGLICMPHVAMFGYGIGPGGEVTDIMPFFQAGVVHLIASAVLGFGGIYHSLAGPEKLEEDFPFFSTDWRDKNQMTNILGYHLIVLGVGALAWSVNWCFIGGAYDTWAPGGGEVRLVNPTLDPRVILGYLFRSPWGGAGSIIGVNSIEDIVGGHVYVGITAIIGGIFHIFTKPFGWARRAFIWNGEGLLSYALGGICVASFIASTFIWFNNTAYPSEFYGPTNAEASQAQSFTFLVRDQRIGANVGSTMGPTGLGKYLMRSPTGEIIFGGETMRFWDFRGPWLEPLRGPNGLSLEKIQNDIQPWQVRRAAEYMTHAPNASINSVGGIITEPNAVNFVNLRQWLAAAQFFLGWFTFIGHLWHAGRARAAAAGFEKGIDRKSEPALEMPDLD is encoded by the coding sequence GTGGAAACGCCCTTTAATAATCTATTAAGAGCTCCAAACCAAAGTATTGAGGAAACTGGTTATGCCTGGTATGTAGGCAACGCTAGATTAATCAATTTATCTGGACGTTTATTAGGAGCTCACATTGCTCACTCTGGACTAATAGTCTTTTGGGCGGGAGCAATGATGCTCTTTGAGGTAAATCATTTTACTTTTGATAAACCAATGTGGGAGCAAGGTTTAATCTGTATGCCACACGTTGCAATGTTTGGCTATGGAATAGGCCCAGGTGGTGAAGTTACTGATATCATGCCTTTCTTCCAAGCAGGTGTGGTTCATTTGATAGCTTCGGCTGTTCTTGGTTTTGGTGGTATTTACCATTCATTAGCAGGTCCAGAAAAACTTGAAGAAGATTTTCCATTTTTCTCCACAGATTGGAGAGATAAAAATCAAATGACAAACATTCTTGGATATCATTTGATTGTTTTAGGTGTAGGTGCTCTAGCATGGTCAGTAAACTGGTGTTTTATTGGCGGTGCGTATGACACATGGGCACCTGGTGGTGGTGAAGTTAGACTTGTAAATCCAACGTTAGATCCAAGAGTTATTCTTGGCTATCTATTCAGATCTCCATGGGGAGGAGCTGGTTCTATAATCGGCGTTAACTCCATTGAAGATATTGTTGGTGGACATGTTTATGTGGGTATTACTGCAATTATTGGAGGAATATTCCATATCTTTACTAAACCCTTTGGATGGGCAAGAAGAGCATTCATCTGGAATGGTGAAGGACTATTAAGTTATGCTCTTGGTGGTATATGTGTTGCAAGTTTTATTGCTTCAACATTCATCTGGTTTAACAACACTGCTTACCCTTCTGAGTTTTATGGTCCAACAAACGCTGAAGCTTCACAGGCCCAAAGCTTTACTTTCCTTGTGAGAGACCAAAGAATTGGAGCTAATGTAGGTTCAACAATGGGACCAACAGGACTAGGTAAGTATCTCATGAGATCTCCTACAGGTGAAATTATATTTGGTGGTGAAACAATGAGATTTTGGGATTTCAGAGGTCCATGGTTAGAGCCTTTAAGAGGACCTAACGGATTGAGCCTTGAGAAAATCCAAAATGATATTCAGCCTTGGCAAGTAAGAAGAGCTGCTGAATATATGACTCATGCTCCTAACGCTTCTATCAACTCCGTTGGTGGAATAATAACAGAGCCTAATGCTGTTAACTTCGTTAACTTAAGACAGTGGTTAGCTGCAGCTCAATTCTTCCTAGGATGGTTTACATTCATCGGTCACCTTTGGCATGCTGGACGTGCTAGAGCAGCCGCTGCTGGTTTCGAAAAAGGAATCGACAGAAAGAGTGAACCAGCTCTAGAAATGCCTGATCTAGATTAA
- a CDS encoding alpha/beta fold hydrolase: MNTCSKKENINFPNYWNWNGFKICWSVTGEDNEIPIIFLHGFGASRKHWRNNLEYFAKRNCASYSLDLIGFGDSDQPGIRQIGRLDNEIWSKQVKNFIEQVIRPKNSAKVILIGNSLGSLVALTCAVSLEDQIASVIASPLPDQIQETQKKIKGNSLLKKFRNRFIKIFFIFFPLEIILFLITKLGVIKLGLNSAYFKKKNIDSELIDLVTKPVLRRTSARSLRAMCIGMSSRVEKYQSSYLLRKLCTSKKVPFLLIWGEKDNFIPLFLGKKIANFHRWVKLKIVSNSGHCIHDEDPSIFNKISYEWIKDLKTFKI; the protein is encoded by the coding sequence ATGAATACCTGTTCCAAAAAAGAAAATATTAACTTTCCTAATTATTGGAATTGGAATGGTTTTAAAATTTGTTGGAGTGTTACAGGCGAAGATAATGAAATTCCAATTATCTTTCTTCATGGATTTGGGGCTAGTCGAAAACATTGGAGAAACAATTTAGAATATTTTGCAAAAAGGAATTGCGCCTCATATTCTTTAGACTTAATAGGATTTGGAGATTCAGATCAACCTGGGATAAGACAAATTGGAAGATTAGATAATGAGATATGGTCTAAACAAGTGAAAAACTTTATTGAACAGGTTATAAGACCAAAGAACTCTGCGAAAGTAATTCTTATTGGTAATTCCCTAGGATCATTAGTGGCTTTAACATGTGCTGTTTCATTAGAAGATCAGATTGCATCAGTTATTGCATCGCCTCTGCCGGATCAAATACAGGAAACCCAAAAAAAAATAAAGGGAAACAGCTTATTAAAAAAATTTAGAAATAGATTCATAAAAATATTTTTTATATTTTTCCCCTTAGAGATTATTTTATTTTTAATTACCAAATTAGGGGTTATAAAACTGGGACTAAATTCTGCCTATTTCAAAAAAAAGAATATTGATAGCGAACTTATAGATTTGGTGACAAAACCAGTTTTAAGACGAACTTCAGCAAGATCATTAAGAGCAATGTGTATTGGAATGTCTTCTAGAGTTGAAAAATATCAGTCCTCTTACCTTTTAAGAAAACTTTGCACCTCAAAAAAAGTTCCATTTTTGTTAATTTGGGGAGAAAAAGATAATTTCATACCTTTGTTTCTTGGTAAAAAGATTGCAAATTTCCATAGATGGGTAAAATTAAAAATAGTATCCAATTCAGGTCATTGTATCCATGATGAAGATCCTTCAATATTTAATAAAATCTCTTATGAATGGATTAAAGATTTAAAAACTTTTAAAATATGA
- a CDS encoding cobyric acid synthase: MELEAKLYEIKKPIMVLGTSSGAGKSLTVTAICRILKNLGEEPIPFKGQNMSNNAWVDWEGGEMAYSQALQAFACGINPSTEMNPILLKPQGNSISEVIHLGKSVGTTTAKDYYQDWFIPGWEVIKKSLKSIYKRNPNCRLIIEGAGSPVEMNLIHRDLTNLRVAKYLNANCILVTDIERGGVFAQIIGTLELMKPEEKKLIKGIIINRFRGDLSLFEDGKKWIENKTQIPVIGIIPWLNDSFPPEDSLDLIEKKSLFKNPDIKVGIIKLPSISNFSDFDPLDNEETILIEWIRKSQNLNKYDFIILPGSKQTIKDQIFLENSGLSQDIRDYSNNKGNIIGICGGLQMLGTTLEDPYLKEGSKNYSEQKIKGIGLLPLKTTFFKKKLTRQINSESLWPCHSDINGFEIHNGQTVLDEIQSSLKINPIFKDLNLGWYKENNKGGTIAGTYIHGIFENDSWREQYINLIRKSKNLPILSKKSISYKEKRQFIIDNLANEFHKHLNLKSFLS; encoded by the coding sequence ATGGAATTAGAAGCAAAATTATATGAAATAAAGAAACCAATAATGGTCCTAGGCACTTCCAGTGGAGCAGGCAAATCTTTAACAGTTACTGCTATTTGCAGGATTCTTAAAAATCTAGGAGAAGAACCAATCCCTTTTAAAGGGCAAAATATGAGTAACAACGCTTGGGTTGATTGGGAAGGTGGAGAGATGGCATATTCACAAGCTCTTCAAGCCTTTGCTTGTGGTATTAATCCCTCTACAGAGATGAATCCAATTTTATTAAAACCACAAGGAAATTCAATAAGTGAGGTTATTCACCTAGGTAAAAGTGTAGGAACAACAACTGCAAAAGATTACTACCAAGATTGGTTTATTCCTGGCTGGGAAGTAATAAAAAAAAGTTTAAAGTCTATTTATAAGCGGAATCCAAATTGTCGATTAATTATTGAAGGGGCTGGAAGTCCTGTAGAGATGAATTTGATTCATAGAGATCTGACTAATTTAAGAGTTGCTAAGTACTTAAATGCAAATTGCATTTTGGTTACTGATATTGAAAGGGGAGGAGTATTTGCACAAATAATAGGGACCCTTGAATTAATGAAACCAGAAGAAAAAAAACTTATTAAGGGAATTATTATAAATAGATTCAGAGGAGATCTTTCATTATTTGAAGACGGGAAAAAATGGATAGAGAATAAAACTCAAATCCCTGTTATTGGAATTATTCCATGGTTAAATGATTCATTTCCACCAGAGGATTCTTTAGATTTAATAGAAAAAAAATCACTTTTTAAAAATCCTGACATCAAAGTTGGGATTATAAAATTACCATCTATTAGTAACTTTTCAGATTTTGATCCACTCGATAATGAAGAAACAATATTAATTGAATGGATTAGAAAATCACAGAACCTAAATAAGTATGACTTCATTATTCTGCCCGGCAGTAAACAAACGATTAAAGATCAAATATTTCTTGAAAATTCTGGCTTATCTCAGGATATAAGGGACTATTCAAATAACAAAGGAAATATTATTGGAATATGTGGAGGTTTACAAATGTTAGGGACTACACTTGAAGACCCTTATCTTAAAGAGGGTTCCAAAAATTACTCTGAACAAAAAATTAAAGGTATTGGATTACTACCATTAAAAACGACTTTCTTTAAAAAAAAATTAACACGTCAAATCAACTCTGAATCTTTATGGCCATGCCACTCAGATATTAATGGATTTGAAATTCATAATGGTCAAACTGTATTAGATGAAATCCAAAGTTCATTAAAGATTAATCCTATATTTAAAGATTTAAATCTTGGTTGGTACAAAGAAAATAATAAAGGCGGAACTATTGCAGGAACATATATTCATGGGATCTTTGAAAATGACAGTTGGAGAGAGCAATATATTAATTTAATAAGGAAGAGTAAAAATTTACCAATATTAAGTAAAAAATCAATATCTTATAAAGAGAAGAGACAATTCATTATTGATAATCTTGCTAATGAATTCCACAAACATCTAAATCTCAAATCATTTTTAAGTTGA
- the maf gene encoding septum formation protein Maf, whose translation MLILASASQSRKKLLENCQIEFIQKSSDFDETTIQEKNILNLALELSFQKANNLSENIQNISLPEEFNYGPVEILGCDSIFEFKGEAYGKPSNKEEAFIRWKKMSGEFGFLHTGHTLMIGNFDSTSKIFKIAEIIKKTVSSKVYFSKLEDWEIKSYVDTNEPLYCAGGFALEGVGGKYIEKIEGCFSNVMGLSLPWLRENLYR comes from the coding sequence GTGTTAATTCTAGCCTCTGCTTCTCAATCTAGAAAGAAATTACTAGAAAATTGTCAAATTGAATTTATCCAAAAATCAAGTGACTTTGATGAAACTACTATTCAAGAAAAGAATATATTAAATTTAGCTTTGGAATTATCTTTTCAAAAGGCTAATAATTTATCTGAAAATATTCAAAACATATCATTGCCCGAAGAATTTAATTATGGTCCAGTGGAAATACTTGGGTGCGATTCAATTTTTGAATTTAAAGGAGAAGCTTATGGAAAACCATCTAATAAAGAGGAGGCATTTATTAGATGGAAAAAAATGTCTGGAGAATTTGGATTTTTACATACTGGTCATACTCTAATGATTGGGAATTTTGATTCAACTTCCAAAATTTTTAAAATCGCTGAAATAATAAAAAAAACAGTAAGTTCAAAAGTTTATTTTTCTAAGTTGGAAGATTGGGAAATTAAGAGTTATGTAGATACAAATGAACCTTTATATTGCGCCGGAGGATTTGCCTTGGAAGGTGTAGGCGGTAAATATATAGAAAAAATAGAGGGTTGTTTCAGTAATGTAATGGGTTTAAGCCTGCCATGGCTTAGAGAAAATTTATATAGATAA
- a CDS encoding tetratricopeptide repeat protein, with protein MKENKLLSSEEFLTLGISKLNNGKFDLAIKDLNKSIKLNPKNPDAFSKRDYANKKLGNFANAIEDYKKEYELDPNCPMANFDMGIIFFEMNKFIKQ; from the coding sequence ATGAAAGAAAATAAATTACTCTCAAGTGAAGAATTTTTAACTTTAGGAATTTCAAAACTTAATAATGGAAAATTTGATTTAGCAATTAAAGACCTTAATAAATCAATTAAATTAAATCCAAAAAATCCTGATGCTTTTTCAAAAAGAGATTATGCAAATAAAAAATTAGGTAATTTTGCAAATGCGATAGAAGACTACAAAAAAGAATATGAATTGGACCCAAACTGTCCTATGGCAAATTTTGATATGGGAATTATATTTTTTGAGATGAACAAATTTATAAAGCAATAG
- a CDS encoding photosystem I assembly protein Ycf4: MQSDITSFDTIEQKIDGSRKISNYIIGGMLTIGGVGFLLASISSYTGRDLLPLGNPSTLLFIPQGIIMGAYGVIANLLNFYLWYLVYINFGSGTNSFDKSSKSVAIKRKGLFKDIEVKLNFDEIKSVKLDISEGFNPRRRIALVLKGRKKPLPLSGAGQLKPLLQVEEEGAKLAKFLNVSLEGLK; this comes from the coding sequence ATGCAATCTGACATCACGTCTTTCGATACAATCGAACAAAAAATAGATGGTTCAAGAAAAATATCTAATTACATTATTGGTGGAATGCTTACGATTGGAGGGGTTGGGTTTCTTTTGGCATCTATTTCTAGCTACACGGGTAGGGATCTATTACCGCTAGGTAATCCATCAACATTATTATTTATACCTCAAGGGATAATTATGGGTGCATATGGAGTAATAGCTAATTTATTAAATTTTTATTTATGGTATCTGGTTTATATTAACTTTGGTTCAGGAACTAATTCTTTTGATAAATCATCAAAATCCGTGGCAATCAAAAGAAAAGGGTTATTTAAGGACATTGAAGTCAAGTTGAATTTCGATGAAATTAAATCAGTTAAATTGGATATAAGTGAAGGCTTTAATCCTAGAAGAAGAATCGCCTTAGTACTCAAAGGTAGAAAAAAACCATTACCTCTAAGTGGTGCAGGCCAACTTAAACCACTTCTTCAAGTAGAAGAAGAAGGTGCCAAGCTAGCTAAATTTTTGAATGTTAGTTTGGAGGGTTTAAAATAA
- a CDS encoding peptidylprolyl isomerase — translation MLTSCSFKNEVDSTYYCRKLKLNCIEVNKIVYFQTSKGDFKVELFGKDNPVTVSNFLENIENNIYVNKKFYKIINYPQLKFIHGGVNPENKFYFERNLKLNKTSPSIPLEIKFKEEIKPRYNYQIQDPYEIKNLANTFESGSIAMVKSGKNNSSSTEFFFVNNKISELDGRYSIFGKIVNGLDVLEKIQEEDYIKEVRLSY, via the coding sequence TTGTTAACAAGCTGTAGTTTTAAAAATGAGGTTGATTCAACTTATTATTGCCGAAAACTTAAATTAAACTGTATTGAGGTTAATAAGATAGTATACTTTCAAACTTCAAAAGGTGATTTTAAGGTTGAATTATTTGGTAAAGATAACCCAGTAACAGTTTCAAATTTTCTTGAAAATATTGAAAATAATATCTACGTAAATAAAAAATTTTATAAAATCATTAATTATCCCCAATTAAAATTTATACATGGAGGTGTTAATCCAGAAAATAAATTTTATTTTGAACGAAATCTAAAACTTAATAAGACAAGTCCTTCGATTCCTTTAGAAATAAAATTCAAAGAAGAAATTAAGCCCAGATATAATTATCAAATACAGGATCCTTATGAGATTAAAAATTTAGCTAATACTTTTGAAAGTGGTTCAATCGCTATGGTTAAGAGTGGCAAGAATAACTCATCCTCTACTGAATTTTTTTTTGTAAATAATAAAATCTCTGAATTAGACGGAAGATATTCGATTTTTGGAAAAATTGTTAATGGATTAGATGTACTTGAAAAAATTCAAGAAGAAGACTATATCAAAGAAGTCCGATTATCTTATTAG
- a CDS encoding 2Fe-2S iron-sulfur cluster binding domain-containing protein — translation MKETNIKVIWPNNIETLVSEGDDWFSSAEKAGLEIPAGCFTGSCGACEIDVNGETIRACISNIKSDRKCPLKVSLTTDPFWEK, via the coding sequence TTGAAAGAAACAAATATAAAAGTAATATGGCCAAACAATATAGAGACATTAGTTTCAGAAGGAGATGATTGGTTCTCTTCTGCTGAAAAAGCAGGTTTAGAAATACCAGCTGGGTGTTTCACAGGAAGTTGTGGTGCGTGTGAAATAGATGTAAATGGTGAAACAATAAGGGCTTGTATAAGTAATATTAAAAGTGATAGAAAATGTCCATTAAAAGTTTCCCTAACTACGGACCCTTTTTGGGAAAAATAA
- a CDS encoding carbon storage regulator CsrA: MKKLLIPSVFVISLFGLIYPTEKENTNLTDYCFSLEKIVAKNTFDSTNKIDGTTKMIAKGVASFGVENSRGDLTTKIIETFKSESEDSFVKLIPTKIYCLGGYWIEKFQPGTFESIFYGAIQQVVKETYSDLKEDIEDNVNNLINDLNKGYKSLQKEFNNIFD; the protein is encoded by the coding sequence ATGAAAAAATTACTTATACCTTCAGTATTTGTAATTAGTTTATTTGGATTAATTTATCCAACTGAAAAAGAAAATACTAACCTTACTGATTATTGTTTCTCACTAGAGAAAATAGTGGCAAAAAATACATTTGATAGTACAAACAAAATAGATGGTACAACTAAAATGATTGCCAAAGGAGTTGCATCTTTTGGTGTTGAAAATTCAAGAGGCGATTTAACTACAAAAATAATTGAAACATTCAAATCAGAATCTGAGGATTCTTTTGTTAAGTTAATTCCTACAAAAATATATTGTCTTGGTGGATATTGGATTGAAAAGTTTCAACCTGGTACATTTGAATCAATATTTTATGGAGCAATTCAACAAGTGGTCAAAGAAACTTATTCAGATTTAAAAGAAGATATTGAAGATAATGTAAACAACCTAATTAACGATTTAAATAAAGGTTACAAATCCCTTCAAAAAGAATTCAATAATATTTTTGATTAA